aaaactggACCAGACCATACTGGTTATACCCTTACTTTATGATGTAaaaatgacgattatttaaaattttaaagattattaCTGTAttcttgaaagtttaaaatttgtaattatattaGAGTTAAATGGGTATTTTATCCATTAACcgtctttttaaaattcgaattacATTTTGTATTATTCGGAAAAGAACGTTTGaggaaaatcattaaaatatacattttagcttatttgagataaaaaatgttttaataagATGATACTCAAACAACGTAATTTCAATATTAAGGAGCTTCTAAACttatttaagtactttttaagaCTATTACCGCAACTCAAAATAGCCCTAAACGGATGATCAagacaaaaggaaaaaactctTTCCACCTTGTATAATGATAGATTTATTACTTACTACTACTACTTtactagtctttttttttttaatttttttttcttttacttagttgttaaagaaatgactattagtgaaattatatatttttttaatcttataataaaaaaataaaaattttaaatatattataaaaatagagtCAGTCTACATACAGTCCTTAAATACAGACtgtttgtgacgcccccaaaatccccacgcccgaacacgggaaaattgagacgtccggatggtgacaacccgggtcaccatcccatcggcGGGTGCCGAGTGtatgcaaggcaacagatgtgtacagaaaaacacgcagcggataacgaaagtcataactaagtaccagaatttttcttaacttaatacaagctgtttaaaacatacatagataaaatattacaaaacgcaaatatagttttaacaaacaaaaagatagcatcagcaacccggcggagtcgcatcctagggctcagcctcctcctcttcgtcctctaactctgcaccaaaagctacggaaccacgaatggtaccgcaggtaagtaaaacccaaacactaccagataaaaacacataaaactcaaacaatatgcatgaaccatgcccaatgcacaaagcccaaaaacacaagttttccacacacgccaaaaaacccttttggcccaaaaacacatcctttccgaaaaacacgccaaaagtcacatttggccgccaaaagtccatttggcccaatatctcgccagaagtccatctggcccacgccaaaagtcccatttggcctcataaaccattatccaatttttaaccgtatgcaccatgacctcccctaggggtcatccgcacaccctggctccagtgtcacaccgcagagtaccaccacgcatgtgacacctaacaagcgatgcccagttccgcgccccgcgcgtgcgtagccaagcatcctctagccctcgccagcgaagggccacggagtcggtgagtagggcgatgcccggttccgcgcccggcgcgttcgtagccaagcatcccctagccccgctcccgtcatctctctcgacaactcaggggacatcactcagtttattccgctctcgagtgaccagaggagctccaccgagataataacccatcccggcttgggctcctgatacacacgcacccgtaatacacttacgccaatacacaagcttttcacacatgaacaaaaacacacgtgcatgcaccatgaaatgtcatatcaatgcataataaaataaccaaccaacataaatcaattaaacagacaactccgtcctccacccatccgacccccgaaactcctcggactcagtccggaatcaacaaccaacaacagtaaataaattgaatgagcaatatatattaaaatctgaaaatagggtttgaaaaatacttacagcgctatacggcaattttagaaagcaagcggcgttgcaaacggcgccggaaaagcaacgtcacagtgaaaattcactgtggccgtgggtctgaaaaactcacttttgaacggggacaaactaggacacgagattgatagggaatggtctagggatggttgtgaagctattggaagtggtggttggccgtgggtggcggcggaatggccggattacccaaaatggaaactaagctcgtaggagctgttccggtggtcgttggaggccggaaatgggtgggttaggacggcaaggagttggtgatgaagtggtgaagaaatggtggccggaggtggagcgacggctgcggatcggagcaaaatccgtgcgcccttcttggagcttttccggccaaacggccggccggttgggggtgggttttggaggggtggtgcaccggagggagaggaagagaatgggaccggtgggaggccgaacggtggccggacggcggcggtaggggctggagaaggtgacgccggcgtgagggagagggaggagagagagtgagcacgggggggtccggatcggggagagagaagagggaaaagaaaaaagaaaaaaaagaaaaagaaggaaaaaaagaaaagaagggaaaaagaaaaagaaaaaagagaaaaaggaaaaaagatgtgaaaagagatgagatccagtcctcactccgggaaaacgaaacaaaccgccaaaagattaaaaccacaaaacaacttaaagaaataaaacacagcctcaaataaattaaattaaattaaaacccaattttaaaacgtaaataaattaaaataaataactaatatattaattaaaataaaaacaattatttcagtgaaaatacactcaaaagcgggtcatcacatcctcccctccttaaaaacaatttcgtcatcgaaattgcaaatcaaccaccaacttaaagcaagccacataaacgctcataaaccaactgagatcaagattaaaatacataccttcctcattcgaacagatacgggtactgcttCCTCATGttcgctgctcgctcccaagagaagtcttgagctaacggatctccccaagccactttaaccaaaggtatcgtcttggacctcaactgttgctccttccaatccaaaatctgcgacggaacaacttcataagtgagatccggttgcaactgaatacctgctgggtcgatgaagcgaggctcttgctgcccaaagctcttcttcagggatgatacatggaagacatcatgaacatccccaaaataatctggcaaagcaaccctataggcgacggaccctactctctccagaatctgaaatgggccgacgtacctcggatctagtttccttttcttaccaaaacgcttaacacctctcatgggagagactttaagataaacctagtcaccaacttcaaatgacaattctctcctcctggtatcagcgtagcttttctggcgactctgagctgccgccattttgtctctgatgatccggacttggctttgcatttcttgaattatttcaggtccaattaccctactctccccaacttcatcccaacacaagggcgacctacactttctcccataaagagcttcatagggagccatctgaatggtcgcatggtagctgttattgtaggcaaactcaatgagcggcaaatgattttcccaactcccttggaattccaggacacatgctcgcagcatgtcttccagggtctgtatggtgcgctctgactggccgtctgtctgcgggtgataagcagtgctgaacttcaacttagtacccaaagctgcctgcaaactcttccagaactgcgacgtaaacctcgggtctcgatccgacactatactctttggtacgccgtgtagtcgcactatctctttgacatacaaacgggtcaacttacccaaagagtcggtgttgttaacaggcagaaaatgagcactcttcgttacccggtccacgatcacccaaacagaattcttcccactaggcgttctcggcaaacccactacgaagtccatcgtgatatcatcccatttccactcaggaattgggaggggttggagcatacctgcaggtctctgatgctcggcctttacctgacggcacgtgtggcatttctccacatataaggcaacgtccttcttcattccatcccaccagtaagttttcttcaagtctcgatacatctttgtactgccgggatgaactgaatacggggccgcatgagcttccgccatgatccgttctttgaaatctgagtcctttgggaccactctgcgatctcggaaccgaagtatcccatcactgtccatgctatagtgcaacggccctcgagattttcagactcttttcctgatgttcagcagcttcggatcctttctttggagagctttcaattcttcgaaatcagttacccgaatatcaagaactgaagacaaaatctccacttgctgcgaactctctataaggagccttctcatcccataaagtaacgaatccatctctgacggttcggcttcatcctccaaatgagacttccggctcaaagcatcagcaactatattagccttccccgggtggtacttgatctcacactgatagtcactgattagctccagccatcgcctctgcctcatattcaaatttttctgggaaaacaaatgcttcaagctcttatgatcggtaaatacctcacaagcttccccatacaagaaatgccgccagatcttgagtgcaaaaacaatcgcagccaattctagatcatgcgttggataattcttctcatggttcttaagctgacgagatgcataggctacaacccgtccttcttgcataaggacacaacccaaaccaaacttagacgcatcactgaagactacgaatggcttatgcggttctgggagtgctaacactggtgccgttgtcaacctgttcttcaattcctggaagcttctctcacacttctctgaccaaacaaattctgtattcttctgagtcaaagctgtgagaggtccggataggcgagcaaaaccccctacaaatcttcggtagtaaccggcgagtcccaagaaactcctgatctcgagtactgtagttgggcgtgaccatgacaaaatggcttctaccttactaggatcaactgccactccgccccgggaaattacatgcccaagaaatttaacttcttccaaccagaactcacacttgctaagcttggcgtatagctggtgttctctcaatctctcaagtaccagactaagatgatacacatgctcttcaacatctcgggaataaatcagtatatcatcgataaatactaccacaaaggaatccaggtaaggttgaaacaccctattcatcaaatccatgaacgctgcaggggcattagctaacccaaacgacatcaccttaaattcataatgcccatacctcgacctgaaagcagttttaggcacatcctggtctctgattctcagctggtagtatcccgacctcagatcaatcttagagaacacggctgctccttaaagctggtcaaacaaatcatcaatccgcgggagagggtatttattttttatggtcaccttgttcaattcccgatagtcaatgcacatacggagcgttccatctttcttcttaacaaataaaactggtgcaccccacggcgacgtactaggctgaataaatcccttcgctaccagttcttgcaactgagtcttcaactctttcaattcagccggtgccatgcgataaggagctttatgcacaggagccgctccaggttccaagtctatgacaagctccatctcccgaacagggggtagtccgggcaagtcatccacaaacacatcggggaactcttccacaactggaatgtctgccaaagacttcttctcagacggcgtggacaccatctgcaccaagaatgcatccgctccccatgcaatctctcgtcttgcctgaatcgccgatataatcattggcttttcttttaatctactccccgcaaattccagacaatcaccatctggaagctgaaagctaattatccgacttctgcaattaatactcgcagaatatcggtatagccaatccattccgaggataatatcaaaacccaacagcttgaacaccaccaaatctgcatccaagaatcttccctcaaaatttaacgggcatcccaaagcaaccttagaacaccacaccatctcgccatcgggtagagccactaccatagccttcggcaacggttccgtgaccaagttacacacccgagcaaacgtggaagacacaaacgatcgtgaagcaccggaatcaaacaaagtacaagcataaaactcatacaaacggactcttcctgaaccaaacacacaacccatgaaatccaaaaaaaaaacaacgaagaaaccaaatgcaccaaaaattaaatccaacttaaaaattaaattaatccatacctgtgattactccagcatcatgggtcgctggtgcctcatcatccacctctccgggtgtgacagcataaacccgggcttgcactgcttgtctcgggttggttcttccaccgtgtctacctccacggcttccttgagctctaacggggcaatcccgagcaatataccccacttggccgcactgataacactggggtccgctactagttcgacactcgccctcatgagctctattacaaaccccacaaacaggcatacgtcctcccatgcgaacacttgaggatgcttgagatcgggttccggtccgctgaacaaacttctgaggcgaacccgagctgcttccttcaccagaaaaactccgcctcttttgtcctgaaggggggcccatactcagattattttccctctctataagggtggccacatccactaactcctgaaaagtggatatccgatggctgaccaccatacggcgtatgtcctgacgcagcccctcctggaaacgatctgctcgcatctcctcagtggcgacaaggtgaggagcaaaccgctctagttctatgaacctccgggcgtacagctccactgtcgcgcccccttggaccagattggagaactctcttgccttttgcttccttaccgatgcgggaaagaagcggtcattgaactctttcttgaaacgctgccaggtcactgcagcgaaagatcccagttcagattccaataGCACCcttttggtatcccaccaatcggaagcggtaccttgcaagaggtagctggcgtaaagtacttgctgtgcctcagtgcacccacacacctcaaaagtcttctccagatccttgatccattttccagcctgaattggatcctcgtttccagtgaagtgtgggtttcgatgcgccaagaagcgctcataggtgcatccggcttgcaccatgctactagaccctcctggatacatccaaggccctccctgatatggccagggacctcctggttgtggccaataccctccttgttgcggacaaggctctcctgacggtggataaggccctcctgatggtggacaaggccctcctgatggtggccaaggacccccttgtggtggccaaggtccttgtggtgcccaaggccctgcctgttgggacctcgcactctgttgcataaactccgtcatctgccgaattgcttcggctatggagtcatctctggaggtattttcctgcggttcctgagtatttttccttggtctccctggtctccccatattcctgtcacaacactactcttgaccctcctttaagaaaacaaataaaaccatcataaaaccaacaaaaaacaaaaacagcactacacagcaagaaacaaaagaaaccagcatgccaaaacataactaaataaataaaaacaaacaaacaagctcacacaaataaaacaaataaaacaactatacttaacataattttcaaaacacaactttaaaaacattctggtactacctacgggacatgtggttttacccagagccaaaccgctctgataccacctgtaacgcccccaaaatccccacgcccgaacacggggaaattgagacgtccggatggtgacaacccgggtcaccatcccatcggcgggtgccgagtgtgtgcaaggcaacagatgtgtacagaaaaacacgcagcggataacgaaagtcataactaagtaccagaatttttcttaacttaatacaagctgtttaaaacatacatagataaaatattacaaaacgcaaatacagttttaacaaacaaaaagatagcatcagcaacccggcggagccgcatcctcgggctcagcctcctcctcttcgtcctctaactctgcaccaaaagctacggaaccacgaatggtaccgcaggtaagtaaaacccaaacactaccagataaaaacacataaaactcaaacaatatgcatgaaccatgcccaatgcacaaagcccaaaaacacaagttttccacacacgccaaaaaacccttttggccccaaaacacatcctttccgaaaaacacgccaaaagtcacatttggccgccaaaagtccatttggcccaatatctcgccagaagtccatccggcccaatatctcgccagaagtccatctggcccacgccaaaagtcccatttggcctcataaaccattatccaatttttaactgtatgcaccatgacctcccctaggggtcatccgcacatcctggctccagtgtcacaccgcagagtaccaccacgcatgtgacacctaacaagcgatgcccagttccgcgccccgcgcgtgcgtagccaagcatcctctagccctcgccagcgaagggccacggagtcggtgagtagggcgatgcccggttccacgcccggcgcgttcgtagccaagcatcccctagccctgctcccgtcatctctctcgacaactcaggggacatcactcagtttattccgctctcgagtgaccagaggagctccaccgagataataacccatcccggcttgggctcctgatacacacgcacccgtaatacacttacgccaatacacaagcttttcacacatgaacaaaaacacacgtgcatgcaccatgaaatgccatatcaatgcataataaaataaccaaccaacataaatcaattaaacagacaactccgtcctccacccatccgacccccgaaactcctcggactcagtccggaatcaacaaccaacaacagtaaataaattgaatgagcaatatatattaaaatctgaaaatagggtttggaaaatacttacagcgctatacggcaattttagaaagcaagcggcgttgcaaacggcgccggaaaagcaacgtcacagtgaaaattcactgtggccgtgggtctgaaaaacccacttttgaacggggacaaactaggacacgagattgatagggaatggtctaggaatggttgtgaagctattggaagtggtggttggccgtgggtggcggcagaatggccggaaatggccggattacccaaaacggaaactaagctcgtaggagctgttccggtggtcgttggaggccggaaatgggtgggttaggacggcaaggagtcggtgatgaagtggtgaagaaatggtggccggaggtggagcgacggcggcggatcggagcaaaatccgtgcgcccttcttggagcttttccggccaaacggccggccggttgggggtgggttttggagggatggtgcaccggagggagaagaagagaatgggaccggtgggaggccgaacggtggccggacggcggcggtaggggctggagaaggtgacgccggcgtgagggagagggaggagagagagagagagagcacgggggggtccggatcggggagagagaagagggaaaagaaaaaagaaaaaaaagaaaaagaaggaaaaaaagaaaagaagggaaaaagaaaaagaaaaaagagaaaaaggaaaaaagatgtgaaaagagatgaggtccagtcctcactccgggaaaacgaaacaaaccgccaaaagattaaaaccacaaaacaacttaaagaaataaaacacagcctcaaataaattaaattaaattaaaacctaattttaaaacgcaaataaattaaaataaataactaatatattaattaaaataaaaacaattatttcagtgaaaatacactcaaaagcgggtcatcacactgtTCATGCAAGTCCATATAATAATgagtaaaaattttttaaaattataataatattttttttataatgataattttcttattttatcctCATTCTTCAATAGAACTACATATTGTGTCTTTCACTCAAGGACTACAAATaattttctcataaaaataatacatgGATAGTGACTTTCATTATCCTTTCACTAAGCTCGAAATCattttcaaagataaaaaaaaggaggaaagatgtagttgtaagtataattatgcattaatatgtatattaatttattataattggttaaaaagtaaattttattaagaacaatattaatttaaattttaagtatgaaggaatgaatattgatatacagattaatacacaattttaCTTGTAGGTAGCAAAAGTCGAAGGAGAATAACTGGCTGGTTGACTGAAGACAACGAGTGTGAGGACAAACACAACtatcctctctctcttcaacCTCAGTTCAGTATCAAGATGATCTCTCTCCCCTCCCTCGTTGACGAACCCATTTGATTCCTTGGCAatggaaaacttgtacttttACATAGCTTTCTTCCTCTCCACCATATTCATCCTCAAACTTCTATACCGCCGCAACCAAAATCTGCCGCCTAGTCCATTTTCTCTTCCATTAATCGGCCATTTCCACCTTCTTAAACAACCCATCTACCAAGCACTTCAGACCCTATCGCTACAATATGGTCCAATCCTATCTCTGAAGTTGGGTTCCCGATCTATCCTTGTCGTATCTTCTGCCTCTGCCGTTGAAGAGTGTTTCACCAAGAATGACATAATATTTGCAAATCGTCCCAACACCATAGCGGGCGAACATTTTACTTACAACTTCACCAATCCAGTTTGGGCTCCATATGGCCACTTTTGGAAGAACCTTCGACGCCTGGTGAACCTTGAGATCTTCTCAAATAACAGCCTCCAAAAATTTTCCATCATTCGACAGGAAGAAGTTTACTCCCTTATTCGCCAATTGCTCAAACTGTCAAATGGAGAAGAACCTCAAAAAGTGGAGTTTCGGTATCTGTGCTCTCTTCTGACGTTCAATATAATGATGAGGATACTCACTGGAAAGCCATGCGTTGGAGAAGAGGCTGCAATCACGGATGCGGGAAAGAAACATCTCCAAGATATGAAGGATACTTACTTTGCAAGCTTGTCAATGAATGTATGCGATTTCTTTCCGGTTTTGAGGTGGGTTGGTTACAAAGGGATAGAGAAAGGCATAATTAGTTTGAGGGGGAGAAGGGATGAGTGGCTGACGGGTTTGGTACAAGAGATTAAGCGGGAGAAAACCAGTTCTTTGAATACCACTACCGTAATGGacgaggaaaagaagaagactcTGATTGAAACTTTGCTGTCTATTCATGAATCAGATCCTGAATTCTGTTCAGATGATGTCGTCAAAAGCATCATTTTGGTAAGTGATCATAAAAATCTTTTCCATTACTTCTTAATTGTGTTTCTAATCACTCCCTTGGTAAGTGGCTGTGTTTGTTGCTTCATCATTTTCCCCTGAAACTTCACTATCCTCTGCTTTTTAATCTCAAACTTTTCAAGTATCTGTCAAGTATCATGACAGAATCTAAGCCCCAGCTTTCGGAGTACATCATCCACCTCACTTGAAcattaaaatttgatttataaaatttaaattttaagatttattttacaaataaaattatgatatataAGCAATTTAGTAGGTGCGTTCTACATATGGACTTTAGAATAGTATTTTTCTTGGCATAAAGCTGCTCTAATTCTAAATCCATTTGCTTTAAAGAcatttattgtgtttttttgtatAGATCTAAATGGGAATCTGTTTGGTGAGATAAAAAGATCAATATATATGGATtgtctttctttattttcaatcCTATTCTCTTCTCTGTCCTGTTTAGTAAAGAAACTACAGAGCAAACCTTTCAAAGTCCCTGTCGAACACCATGTAGCGATGCAGTTTTACAGGAAAGTTTCAAATTCCAAGCATCTTCTTTACATATGAATTTTGGAAAGTCTAAATTATTGTTTCCCGTTCATGTATCCATACAAAGTATAGAACACGGTATCCCTCATTCCCAAGATTCCTTTGTAATTTCTATCGCTAAGATTTTCTTTTCTGGAGATGTAACTTTTAGCTTTGCGGTGCTGCCTTTGAAGTACTTGAACTACTTTCTAACATCGAGAAAGCAAGGGTGGGTGAttagaattttacttttactttcaGATGATGTTTGTTGCGGGAACGGATACAACAGCAACAGCCATGGAGTGGGCAATGGCACTTCTGCTGAATCATCCCAAGGTACTGCAGAAGCTTAAAGCAGAGATCGACGACCAGGTTGGGCATGAGCGCTTGTTGAATGACTCAGATCTTTCCAAGCTTCCTTATCTTCGTTGCGTCATCAATGAGAGCCTCAGACTCTATCCCCCAGTTCCACTTCTATTGCCTCATTTTTCTGCAGAAGATTGCACTGTGGGGGGATTTCAGATATCCCGAGGGACGATTTTGGTCGTGAATGCATGGCTCATAAATAGAGATCCCAAACTCTGGGAGGAGCCCGAAAGGTTCAAGCCAGAGAGATTTGAAGGAATATTCCTAGGAGAAAGAGAGACTTTCAAATTCATCCCGTTCGGAGTAGGGAGGAGAGCCTGCCCCGGTTCCGGCATGGCCCTGAGAACAATTTCTTTGGCATTGGGTGCACTCATTCAGTGCTTTGATTGGGAAAGGCTTGATAAAGAGATGGTGGACATGAGCTCTGTTTCAGGGTTTGTTCTGTCGAAGGCTAAGCCTTTGGAGGCTGTATGTAGTCTACGCCGGTCCACGAAAGACATGCTATCTCAACTTTGATTACCGAGTGGCAGGGCTACAAAT
This is a stretch of genomic DNA from Carya illinoinensis cultivar Pawnee chromosome 15, C.illinoinensisPawnee_v1, whole genome shotgun sequence. It encodes these proteins:
- the LOC122295667 gene encoding cytochrome P450 81C13-like, with translation MENLYFYIAFFLSTIFILKLLYRRNQNLPPSPFSLPLIGHFHLLKQPIYQALQTLSLQYGPILSLKLGSRSILVVSSASAVEECFTKNDIIFANRPNTIAGEHFTYNFTNPVWAPYGHFWKNLRRLVNLEIFSNNSLQKFSIIRQEEVYSLIRQLLKLSNGEEPQKVEFRYLCSLLTFNIMMRILTGKPCVGEEAAITDAGKKHLQDMKDTYFASLSMNVCDFFPVLRWVGYKGIEKGIISLRGRRDEWLTGLVQEIKREKTSSLNTTTVMDEEKKKTLIETLLSIHESDPEFCSDDVVKSIILMMFVAGTDTTATAMEWAMALLLNHPKVLQKLKAEIDDQVGHERLLNDSDLSKLPYLRCVINESLRLYPPVPLLLPHFSAEDCTVGGFQISRGTILVVNAWLINRDPKLWEEPERFKPERFEGIFLGERETFKFIPFGVGRRACPGSGMALRTISLALGALIQCFDWERLDKEMVDMSSVSGFVLSKAKPLEAVCSLRRSTKDMLSQL